TCGACCACGTCCGCACCTTCCGGATGATGTCCACCCCGTCCATGTCCGGCAGGCCCAGGTCCAGAATGATGACATCCGGCTGCTTGGAGACGGCCTCGAAAATCGACGCTTCTCCCGTTTCGGCCGTGTGATAAAGGTATCCCTGTGTTTCCAGGGTGGTGGTAATCAGTTTTCGGATGGCCTTGTCATCCTCTACGACGAGGATCAACGGCTTATTCATGAACATTCACCTCTGCTGCTTCCAAAGTAAAGCCAAAGACGGTGCCTTTCGGCACGTTGTCCCTGACATAGATGCTCCCCCCGTGCGCGTGAAGGATCGACCGGCACAGATAAAGCCCCAGGCCGAGCCCGCGCCGGTCATCCCCGCGGGGGTTTCCGGCGGTATAGAACATATCGAACAGCTTCGATTTCGCTTCGTCCGGGATCCCGGGGCCGTCGTCCGCAATTTCCACCCGCACGGATTTCCCATCCCTTTTCGCCGTGATGGTGATGTGCGAGCCGGGCTGGGTGTATTTGATCGCGTTGTTGACGATGTTGATGACGACCTGAATCATCAGCCGGGAATCCATCTTCGCCATCAGAAGCTCGTCCTCCAGCACGGTCTCGATTTTATGCTCCGCGCTGTTCCGGTTGATGTGGCGGAGCGCCTCCGCGATGATGTCCTCGAGAAGCTCCGGCTGCAAATTCAAACGGATCTTTCCGTTCTCGATCCGGGTGATGGAAAGCAGGTTTTCCACCAGGCTGATCAGCCACATGGAGTCGTCGTAAATATCGACGTAGATGCCTTTTTTCTGCTCTTCGCTCAGCACTTCGGAATTGCGCATGAGAATGCCCGCGTTTCCGGAGATGCTCGTGAGCGGGGTCCGCAGATCATGGGAGATCGTCCGCAGCAGGTTGGCGCGGAGCTGCTCCTGCTGCATCTGCATGGAGATTTGCTTCTGCGTCTCGTTCAGCCTCTCTTTTTCAAGCGCCAGCGCGCATTCCCCCAGCGTGGCGATCGTCAGGTTTTTCTCGAACGCTTCCAAAGGGGCCTCCCGGTCCATGACGACCGCCGCCACGGCGAGCACCGTGTCGCCCCCGCGCACCGCCAGATACAGGCATTTGGCGGCGGACAGGGTGTTGGTCGTGGCGCCCGCGTGCTTGTTGTTTTTGTAGACCCACTCGGCCACCGCGCGTTCATCCGTCCCGAGATAATCCTGTGGGACCGGCGCGGAAACTTCCTTCGGAAAAACCAGCGGCTGCGACAGCGTATTCTGCCGCGCGGGATAGAAAATCACCGTCCTGTCCAGCAGCTTCACCATCTGGCGCGCCGTTTCCCGCAGAATTTCCGTCTGGTCCTTCGCCTGCTGCAGCTTCCGGCTCGTCTCCAGAAGCACCTCCGTGCGGTAGGCCTTCTGCGCCGATTGGCGGGCCTGCTTTTTGACCTGCCCGGTCAGCGTGCTGGTGATGAAGGCGGCGGCCAGCATGACCAGAAACGTGATCGGGTAACCGGAGGCATACGTTTCCAGGGACAGGCGGGGATTGATAAAAATAAAGTCGAACACGATGACGCTCAGAATCGACGACACCGTGCTGTACACCCAGCTGGTTGTAAACACGGCGTTCAGCAGAACGCCGAGGATATAAACCGTAACGATATTCGCCTCGTTGAAGCCAAGGGAGGCAAACCAGAGCGCGACCATCGTGCAGAGCGCCAGAATCCCGGCGGATTTCGCGATGTCCGGCCAGGACAGGCGCGGCGGCGCCGAGAATTTCGGCCTCCTGATATAGGAGGACGACTGCGTGTCTGGAATGATGTAAATGTCCAGATTGGGCGCGAGCACGGTCAGCCGGTCGACGAAATTTGCTCTGGCGGACCACCTGGTCCCCCGGTTCGAACGCCCCATGACGATCTTCGAAACGCGGCTTACTTTGGCGTACTCCGCGATCTGTTCGGGAATGTCCTCTCCGAACACCGTGGCGATCTGGGCGCCGAGCTGCTCGGCCAGCCTTAAGTTTTTTCTCAGGGCCGCCCGGTTTTTCCCTTCCAGCTCCCGTGTCCCCGGCGTTTCCACGAACAGCGCCGTGAAGGCGCCGTGAAAGGCGTCCGACATTCTCGCCGCCGCGCGGACGACCTTCGCGTTGGAGGGGGCGGACGACAGGCAGACTAAGATATGCTCGTTTCCAAAGGCGGGAGGGGCCTCCTGGTCCGGCGCGGCGTCATGCGGCTTCGCCGCGGCCCGGCCGACCCGGTCCGCGGTGAAGCGCAGTGCGATTTCCCGCAGCGCGGTCAGCTTTTCCTTCGTGAAGAAAGGCAGCAGCCTTTGCCTCTCCTGATTCTCGCGGTATATTTTTCCCTTTTCGAGCCGTTCGATCAGGCGGCCCGGCTCGATATCCACCAGCTCCACCTGATCCGCCTGGTCGAATATGCTGTCCGGGATGCGTTCCTGCATGGAAACGCCGGTGATGGAAGCGACGATGTCGTTCAGGCTCTCGATATGCTGAACGTTGACCGTCGTGCATACGCTGATTCCCGCCTGCAAAAGCTCTTCGATGTCCTGATATCTGTTTTTATGGCGGCAGCCCTGCGCGTTGATGTGGGCCAGCTCGTCGACTAAAATCACATCCGGCCTGCGCCGGAGCGCCCGGTCCAGATCGAATTCTTTCCGTTCGGCACCCTGATCTCGGATCCTCAGCGGCGGAAGGACCTCCAATCCCCGGAGGAGAGCCCCCGTTTCCGGGCGGGAGTGCGGCTCGATATAGCCGGCGACGATATCGGCGCCGTCCTTGCGGGCCTCCTGGGCATCGCTCAGCATCTTGAAGGTTTTTCCGACGCCTTCCGCATAGCCGAGATAAATGCGCAGTTTGCCGCGCGGTTCCTCGGCGGGCAGCTCGGAAAGCTGCCGGAGCAGGGAAGCGGGGTCCGTCTGATGAATCGCCATAAAGATGCTCCTTCCCTTTCCATATTAAAACAGTATATCATAAACGGGATCAGGATGACGTTATATTTTTCTCCATAGCATTAAGATTGCATTAAGACGGGCGGATATTCAAAGAGTCGGAAAGATCGGCCCGATGCGAGCAATGCGGTGGCTTCCGGTTCAGTCTTTTACATGCTCGGCGATATCCGACAGCGGACAATCCAGAATTTCACACAGCCGGTTCAGGGTGATCGTAGAAACCGGCTGATTCCTTTGAAGCCGCTGAACCGTCGCATGGCTCATCGTATGTTTGACGCGAAGCGTATAGGTGGTAACTCCCTTTTCCTGCATGGTTTTCCATAACGGCGTGAATGTGATCAATCGTATAACCTCCCTCTTTACATTTTCTATTATGGCTGCTATAATGAGCCTAAAATAGGGCTATTATAGTAGCCATAAAAGGAGATGCAGGGACTAATGGATTACAAATTGGCGTACAAACTTTTATTTAATGCCATTATCGACGCGCTCTCAGAGCTTGAAAAAGAACGCGTCACTTCGCCAAAAATGGAGAAGAGCTAAACAGATTTTGATGCAGCCGCAGCAAAATACTGAGAATATGTTTATCGAATCTGCGACTAGTAACTGAATCTACGAAGCCGGTCGCCAAACATACGGGAAATGGTACAAAAATAGAAAGCCGGAGGATGACTATCATTCTACTTCTATATTGATAAAAAAACCCAGCTTTTTGCTGGGCCTTTTTGTCAATATGCCCGCAGCAAAGGCAGCGGCTTTTTTTATTTGTTATTTTTTATTATTCAGAAAAAACGTGGCAGACTATAACCGTACGCCGATCTCGGAAAAGTTCCCGAAAATCGCCCCGATCCGGTCTTTATGGAATCTTAACGGCACGGCTGAAACCCGAACGCCAACTTAATGGGAAAAAGCTTATACTTATCTTCACAGTTTGGCGTACGGTTTATAGAAAGAAAAGGAGCCGTGCGCAGATGGTCAGCAGATCATGTAGGAGGAGAGATCGAATACGGCAATGAATACGATCACAAATGAAACAAAAGACATACAAAAGCTCGGCGCGTCGGAGGTTTACCAGGCTTTGGGGACAGGGATCGGCGGCTTATCCCAATCCGAAGCGCAGGAGCGCATGCGGAAATTGGGGAAAAACGTACTGCCCATCCAAAAGGGCAGCCCGATGATCTGGAAATTCATTTCCAACTTTACGCATCTGATGGCGATCCTGCTGTGGGTGGCGGGCGTCATCGCCCTGATCGCGAAGATGCCGGAGCTTGCGGTGGCCATCTGGCTGGTCAACGTCATCAACGGTCTTTTCAGCTTCTGGCAGGAGTTCCGCGCCGGAAAGGCGATCGAGGCTCTGAAAAAGCTGCTGCCCGCCTATGTACGGGTGCAGCGGGATGACCGGGAGCAGAAACTGCTTGCGGAAGATCTTGTCCCGGGCGACGTCATTCTGCTGTCCGAGGGCGACCGCGTTTCGGCGGATGCCCGCCTTGTGAAGGACAACGACCTGCGGGTGGACCAGTCGACGCTGACCGGCGAGTCGAACCCCGTCCGCAAAACCAGCGACGGGGTGCTCCGCGACGACCTTTCCCATGTGGAGATGCCCAATCTGGTGTTCGCCGGGACGACCGTTTCGTCCGGAACCGGACGGGCCGTCGTCTGCGGCACCGGGTCGCACACGGAATTCGGAAAGATCGCCAACCTCACTCAGAACCTGAAAGAAGAACCCAGCCCTTTACAGAAGGAAATCGGAAACGTGACGAAAAAAGTTTCGATCCTTTCCGTCAGCATCGGCGCGGCTTTCTTTGTGCTTTCTATTCTGCTCGCAAAGAGCGATCCGGCCGTCGCTTTTATTACCGCTCTGGGAATGGTCGTGGCGTTTATCCCGGAGGGCCTGCTGCCGACCGTGACCCTGTCCCTGGCGATGGCCGTGCAGCGCATGGCTAAGCGGAACGCGCTGATCAAGCGCCTGTCCGCCGTGGAAACGCTGGGGTGCGCGACCGCTATCTGCACCGATAAAACCGGAACGCTGACCCAAAATGAGATGACCGTCAGCAATCTCTGGATGGATGGGAGCAACATGGAGATCACGGGTGTCGGCTACGACGCCTCGAACGGAAAAATCCTGAGGGACGACCGTCCTGTCTCCCGTGACGACAAGGATCTTTCGGAACTGCTGACGACGGCCGGTCTGTGCTGTAACGCCCGTCTGCTTCCTCCCGACGAGGGGTCATCCCGCTTTACTGTGCTCGGGGATCCGACCGAAGCTGCGCTTCTTGTCGTCGCGCAGAAGGACGGCCTCGACCTGAAACAGCTCAATACCGATATCCCGCGGCTGCGCGAGCTTCCCTTCGATTCGGGGCGCAAGCGGATGACGACCATCCACCAGACAGCCGGCGGGCGGGTCGCGTTCGTCAAGGGCGCTCCGAAAGAGGTGCTGGAGCTCTGCACCCGCAGGAGGCACAACGGAGCCGACATTCCCATGACGGAGGACGACTTCCGGAACATTATGGCGGTCAATGACGGATACGCGCGGAACGGCCTGCGCGTGCTGGCCGTGGCGACCCGCAGTCTCACCGGAGACGCGGCGCTGCCCGTCAGCCTGAGCGAATATACGCCGGAGCTGGTGGAGAAGGACCTGACTTTCCTCGGGCTGACCGCCATGGTCGACCCGCCGCGCCCTGATGTGGCAAAGGCCGTGAAGGAATGCCGCAGCGCCGGAATCCGTATTATTATGGTGACCGGCGATTACGGCCTGACTGCAGAGAGCATCGCGCGCCGGATCGGCATCGTCAAGGGGGATCACCCCCGGATCGTCACGGGCGTCGATCTTCAGAAGATGAAGCCGGAGGAACTCAAAGAGGCGCTCCAGGACGAAGTGATCTTCGCGCGCGTCGCCCCCGAACAGAAGCTGCAGGTCGTCAGCGCCCTGCAGGAGATGGGGGAGATCGTGGCCGTCACCGGCGACGGCGTCAACGACTCGCCTGCGCTGAAGAAGGCGGATATCGGCGTCGCGATGGGAATATCGGGCACGGATGTGGCGAAGGAAGCCGCCGACATGATTCTGACGGACGACAATTTCGCATCCATCGTCCATGCAATTGAGGAAGGCAGGGCCGTCTACAGCAACATCCGCAGGTTTGTGCAATATATTTTTACCAGCAATGTGCCGGAAGCGGTGCCGATGGCGCTTTATGTGTTTTCACGCGGAGCGATTCCCCTGCCTTTGACCATCATGCAGGTGCTGTCCATCGATCTCGGCACGGATATCGTGCCGGCAATGGGACTCGGCGTGGAAGAGCCCGAAGCCGGCATCATGGATGTCCCTCCGCGCTCCCGCAAGGAATCCCTCCTGAATGGACCGTTGGTTGTGCGGGCTTTCTTCTGGTACGGGCTGCTGGAATCCATTTTCAGCACGGCGGCGTACTTCTTCCTTAACTGGCTGCACGGTTGGCCCGGCGTCCCGCTCGCTTCGTCCGGGACAGTGTACCTGATGGCGACGGCCATGACGTTCGCGGCCACTGTATTCTCCCAAATCGGCATGGTGTTCAACTGCCGCACCGAGCAGCTATCCGTCTTCAAAAAAAGGCTGTTCAGCAACCGGCTGATCCTGTTCGGCGTTGCGGTCGAAGTCGCCATCGTGGCCCTGTGGGTTTATCTGCCGGTCCCGGGCATGCACGCCCTGTTCAACACGGCGCCCCTGGGGTGGAGGGAATGGCTGTTCCTGATCGCGATACCGCCTGTGATGCTGTTCGTGGATGAACTGCGCAAGGCGTTTCTCCGCCGCCGTGACCGGAGAAAAATGCACGGCAATAAAATACAGGGAGATGTTTGATGGTGAAAATCATCGTCGTAGGCTGCGGGCGCAACGGCTCCGGACTTGCGGAGGCGCTCAGCAAAGGCGGGCACGACGTCACCGTGATCGATTCGAATCCGGCTGCGTTCGCAAAGCTCGGCAAGGACTTCAAAGGAAAAACCGTTCAGGGCGTGGGCTTTGACCGCGATATTTTAAAGAAAGCGGAAATCGAGCGGAGCGATGCGGTGGCCGCGTTTACCGCCAGCGACGAGTCGAACGCGGTCATCGCACGGATCGCGCGGGAAATCTATCATGTCCCGAAGGTTGTGGCAAGGCTTTACGACCGCAGGAAAGCGGAAATCTACAAGCGCCTGGGGGTGCAGACCCTGTCGTCCACAACGTGGGGGATCAAGCGGGCGGCGGATCTTCTTTCCTATTCTCCCCTCAATTCGGTGTTCAGCTTCGGGAACGGCGATGTGGAGCTTGTCAAGATCGAGGTCCCGTCTCTTGTGGCCGGGCGCAGGGTCAACGACCTCACGGTTGTGGGGGATATTCATGTGGTCGCCATCGAGCGGGGCAACAAGACGATCCTTCCGACCGGGGGAACCGCTTTTCAGCGCGGGGATATGCTGTATATCGCCGTGGCCATTGCCGCGGGCAGTCAGCTGAAAAAGCTGCTTGGCCTGAACGGCGGAGAGGGGATGTAAAGGATGAAAGTAATCATTGTCGGCGGCGGACAGGTCGGCTCTTATCTGGCCCTGCTGCTGAAAGAGCGCGGCCATGAAGTGACCGTTCTGGAAGCGAAGGCAGCCCGGGTCGAAACTCTCCGGAAAAGCCTGCCGGAAGAAGCTGTGATATTGGGGAACGGGACAGACCCGAAAACGCTGGAATCCGCGGGGATCCATCACACCGACGTGGTGGCTGCCGTAACGGGCCTGGATGAAACGAACCTTGTGATCGCGACGCTGGCCAAGCTGGAATACGGCGTCCGCCGCGTGGTGGGGCGCGTGAACAACCCGAAAAACGCGTGGCTTTTTACGCCCGTGATGGGCGTGGACGCCGCGCTGAACCAGGCCGACGTAATGGCGCATCTTGTCGCCGAG
This window of the Ruminococcaceae bacterium BL-6 genome carries:
- a CDS encoding Osmosensitive K+ channel histidine kinase KdpD, translating into MAIHQTDPASLLRQLSELPAEEPRGKLRIYLGYAEGVGKTFKMLSDAQEARKDGADIVAGYIEPHSRPETGALLRGLEVLPPLRIRDQGAERKEFDLDRALRRRPDVILVDELAHINAQGCRHKNRYQDIEELLQAGISVCTTVNVQHIESLNDIVASITGVSMQERIPDSIFDQADQVELVDIEPGRLIERLEKGKIYRENQERQRLLPFFTKEKLTALREIALRFTADRVGRAAAKPHDAAPDQEAPPAFGNEHILVCLSSAPSNAKVVRAAARMSDAFHGAFTALFVETPGTRELEGKNRAALRKNLRLAEQLGAQIATVFGEDIPEQIAEYAKVSRVSKIVMGRSNRGTRWSARANFVDRLTVLAPNLDIYIIPDTQSSSYIRRPKFSAPPRLSWPDIAKSAGILALCTMVALWFASLGFNEANIVTVYILGVLLNAVFTTSWVYSTVSSILSVIVFDFIFINPRLSLETYASGYPITFLVMLAAAFITSTLTGQVKKQARQSAQKAYRTEVLLETSRKLQQAKDQTEILRETARQMVKLLDRTVIFYPARQNTLSQPLVFPKEVSAPVPQDYLGTDERAVAEWVYKNNKHAGATTNTLSAAKCLYLAVRGGDTVLAVAAVVMDREAPLEAFEKNLTIATLGECALALEKERLNETQKQISMQMQQEQLRANLLRTISHDLRTPLTSISGNAGILMRNSEVLSEEQKKGIYVDIYDDSMWLISLVENLLSITRIENGKIRLNLQPELLEDIIAEALRHINRNSAEHKIETVLEDELLMAKMDSRLMIQVVINIVNNAIKYTQPGSHITITAKRDGKSVRVEIADDGPGIPDEAKSKLFDMFYTAGNPRGDDRRGLGLGLYLCRSILHAHGGSIYVRDNVPKGTVFGFTLEAAEVNVHE
- a CDS encoding XRE family transcriptional regulator is translated as MITFTPLWKTMQEKGVTTYTLRVKHTMSHATVQRLQRNQPVSTITLNRLCEILDCPLSDIAEHVKD
- a CDS encoding Haloacid dehalogenase, which produces MNTITNETKDIQKLGASEVYQALGTGIGGLSQSEAQERMRKLGKNVLPIQKGSPMIWKFISNFTHLMAILLWVAGVIALIAKMPELAVAIWLVNVINGLFSFWQEFRAGKAIEALKKLLPAYVRVQRDDREQKLLAEDLVPGDVILLSEGDRVSADARLVKDNDLRVDQSTLTGESNPVRKTSDGVLRDDLSHVEMPNLVFAGTTVSSGTGRAVVCGTGSHTEFGKIANLTQNLKEEPSPLQKEIGNVTKKVSILSVSIGAAFFVLSILLAKSDPAVAFITALGMVVAFIPEGLLPTVTLSLAMAVQRMAKRNALIKRLSAVETLGCATAICTDKTGTLTQNEMTVSNLWMDGSNMEITGVGYDASNGKILRDDRPVSRDDKDLSELLTTAGLCCNARLLPPDEGSSRFTVLGDPTEAALLVVAQKDGLDLKQLNTDIPRLRELPFDSGRKRMTTIHQTAGGRVAFVKGAPKEVLELCTRRRHNGADIPMTEDDFRNIMAVNDGYARNGLRVLAVATRSLTGDAALPVSLSEYTPELVEKDLTFLGLTAMVDPPRPDVAKAVKECRSAGIRIIMVTGDYGLTAESIARRIGIVKGDHPRIVTGVDLQKMKPEELKEALQDEVIFARVAPEQKLQVVSALQEMGEIVAVTGDGVNDSPALKKADIGVAMGISGTDVAKEAADMILTDDNFASIVHAIEEGRAVYSNIRRFVQYIFTSNVPEAVPMALYVFSRGAIPLPLTIMQVLSIDLGTDIVPAMGLGVEEPEAGIMDVPPRSRKESLLNGPLVVRAFFWYGLLESIFSTAAYFFLNWLHGWPGVPLASSGTVYLMATAMTFAATVFSQIGMVFNCRTEQLSVFKKRLFSNRLILFGVAVEVAIVALWVYLPVPGMHALFNTAPLGWREWLFLIAIPPVMLFVDELRKAFLRRRDRRKMHGNKIQGDV
- a CDS encoding Trk system potassium uptake protein trkA encodes the protein MVKIIVVGCGRNGSGLAEALSKGGHDVTVIDSNPAAFAKLGKDFKGKTVQGVGFDRDILKKAEIERSDAVAAFTASDESNAVIARIAREIYHVPKVVARLYDRRKAEIYKRLGVQTLSSTTWGIKRAADLLSYSPLNSVFSFGNGDVELVKIEVPSLVAGRRVNDLTVVGDIHVVAIERGNKTILPTGGTAFQRGDMLYIAVAIAAGSQLKKLLGLNGGEGM
- a CDS encoding Trk system potassium uptake protein trkA, which codes for MKVIIVGGGQVGSYLALLLKERGHEVTVLEAKAARVETLRKSLPEEAVILGNGTDPKTLESAGIHHTDVVAAVTGLDETNLVIATLAKLEYGVRRVVGRVNNPKNAWLFTPVMGVDAALNQADVMAHLVAEEMSMGDMMTLLKLHGGKYSLVERMVGPASPVAGKKLRDIELPRECVLLAVIRNSDLLIPRGDTAIEANDKLIAITHIDQLQKLDDMLGVEG